The Pseudomonas sp. B21-023 genomic interval CCACGGATGACAACGCCCCAGGCGACGAACGGCCAGCCACCCACCACGCAAGAGGCCATGGTTTTCAATGGCTTCATAGGCGTAACAGGAACAGCTGGGATAGAAACGACAGTGACTGGCCATCAGTGGACTGATGGCGTAACGGTAAAACTGGATCGGAACGAGGGCCAGTTTACGCATCGTGACTGTCTACCCCTGCGGAATTGGCGACCGCTGGAGAGGGCCGACTGCGGACCAGTCGCTTCCAGAGCTTGCCAAAGTGTTGGTGCAATTCTGGGTTTTCCACTTCGCCCAACCCCTTGCGCGCGACGATCACGATGTCCAGGC includes:
- the yidD gene encoding membrane protein insertion efficiency factor YidD; translated protein: MRKLALVPIQFYRYAISPLMASHCRFYPSCSCYAYEAIENHGLLRGGWLAVRRLGRCHPWNDGGFDPVPPAPSSRTSSIAE